CAGCTCCAGGTCGACGTGCGAGACCTGCACCCGCAGCCCGGTCACCAGCGTCGCGCGCAGCTCGCCGCCCGAGGAGCCCAGCACCTCCGCCGGCAGGTCGGCGACCAGCGGGTACGGCACGCTCGGCCGCCACGGCGCACCCTCCACGGCGGGCCGCAGCGGCACCACCGCGCCGCCCACCGCCAGGGTGAACGGCGGCGCCTGCGGCGACTCGTCGGTGTGCAGCACCGCCAGCCGCAGCCGACCGCCCGTCACGCCGGGCGGCGGGGGCGACGCGGGCGCCGGGGCGGGGGCGCCGGGCGCGGTCACGACCTCCACCCCCGGTCCCGGTACCAGCGGCGGCGGTGACGCCGGCGCCGCGTCGAACGCGATCAGGCTGAACGCGGCCCGCTGACCGGTCGGCCCGACCGCGGACACCAGCGCCGTCGCCTCGGTCCACGCCGGCGCGGACGGGCTGGTCGCCACCACGTCGCCGTCCAGCACGACCCGCGCGCCGCCGGGTCCCAGCTCCAGCTCCCACCGGTGGCTGATCCCGGCCTCCAGCGCCGCCACCGGGCGCACCTCCGTCGTCGCCGCGCCGTCGGGCGTGAGCACCCGCACGGACGTCGAGCCGTTGCCGGTCGCCACGCGCAGCCGCACCGCGCCCGGCGGCAGGACGTCCCCGCCGACCAGCGTCACCGGGCCGGGCACGAGGTCCAGCAGCAGTTCGCCGTCGGGACCGGGCGCGTCCGTCTCCACGACCAGCCGCCCGGAGCCGTCGTCGAGCCGGAACGGCGTCCGCGACCTCAGCGTGGCCGGTGACGCGGCGCAGTTGTTGCTGATCACCAGCCGCGGCCCGTCGTCGCCCCGGCCGGGCGTGGCCCGAGCGCAGTCGCCGCGCGACGCCAGCCGCCACCGCGTCGGGTCGGGCGCGTCCGGCTGGTCGAACCGGTCCTCCAGCTCGTAGTCGCCCGCCGTGCCGCGCGGCGTGCCGGCGGACTTCGCGGGAGCCGAGCGCCGGCCGTGCGCGTCCACGGCGAGCACCTCGACCCGGTACTCCTCATCGTTCTCCAGGCCGTCGAGCTGCGTCGCGAGGTCGGTGACGAACTTCGTCCGCCCCTCGCCCCAGCGCACCTCGTAGCCGGGCGCGTCCCCGGTCCACCGCAGCTGCAACCGCCGGGGCCCGGACGACACGGTCAACGCGCCGGGCGGTGCGGGCGGCTCACCGGCCTTGGGCACCAGCACGCCCTCCGCGGCGAACGGCGCGAGCGAGGTCGGGGGCGGCGCGGACGTGGTCGTCGCGGCCGACGACCCCTCGTCCCCGCCGGTCCGCAGCACCGCGACCACCCCGGCGAACAGCACCACACCTGCGGCGACGAGCGCGATCCGGCGACGGTCCATGGCGTCAAGCTAGGCGGCGGGGTGATCGCGGTCACCAGGTCGTTGCGGAGCCGAGACCTACAGGGGTCGGATCTCGAACGCCTGCTCCGCCGACCGGACGCCGCGCCGCTGGTCCACCGGGAGCACGCGCACCGCCACCTCGTGCCGGCCGCTGGGCACCCCGGCGAGGTCGACGGTGAACTCGTGCCGCCCGCCCGCGGACCCGTTCACGGGCAGCGCGACGACCCGTTCGCCGTCCAGGTCCAGTTCCAGGCCCTCGACCGCGGCCACCTCGCGCCCCCGCGGTTCGGCCAGGTCGACCACGACCCGGGCCGTGCCGCCGGCCGGGCCGGACTCGTGCACGACCGACAGCGACGGCTTCGGCACCTCCGGCGCGGGCGCGCCGCGGTCGACGAGCCGGGGCAGCGGTCGGTCCGCACCCTCGTCGTCGGTGACGACGAGGTGCGCGCCGAAGACCGTCGTACCGCCGGGGGAGCGCAGCCGCACCCGCGGGTTCGGCTCGGGCCAGGGCAGCGGGAAGTCGGCGTACACGACGGCGGGCCCGTGCTCGCCATGCTCGGGGGCGGGCGGCATGAACGACGCGGGCGCGCTCCGCGAGCCCAGCTCCACCGTGATCGGTCCACCCCGCGCGGCGACCGCCGCGGCCACCACGCGCACCGACGAGGCGCGCTCCAGCCGCTGCGTGGCGACGTTGCCCGGGGACGACGCGTCGCCCTCCGGCGCGGCCGGTCCGAGCAGCACCACGGAGGCGGGCGCGGGGCTCTCCGGCGAGCCGCCGACGCCGAACGAGTCGACCCGCGTGTGCCGCGCCTCCCGGAACGTCAGCCGCGGCGAGGCCGAGGTCCACGGCACCGCCACCGGGGCGGCGGCCACCACCTCCCCGTCGCGCAGCGCCACCACGGCGTCGGGGAGCACGCGCAGCTCCCAGCGGTGCCGGACGCCCTGCGTGGGCGGTGGGACCGCGGCCTCGACCGGCACCACCCGCCGCGTCGCCGGCACGCCCGCGCCCACCTCGAACTCCGCGCCGAGCGGCGTGATGCGCAGGACCACCGAGCCGGGCGGGTGGGGCGGGACGATGTGCCCGAGGTCCTGGGACGGCTCGGGCAGCAGCGCCACCAGCAGCTCGCCGTCCTCGTCGGGCTCACCCACCGGACCGTCCGCGGTGAGCACGACCCGACCCACCGCGCCGTCGCCGGCCGGCGTCCCGAGCCGCAGCGGCACGTTGGACTGGAGGTCGACGGTGGCGCAGGTGACCTCCAGGCGCGGGCCGTTGAGCCGGCCCAGGCCGAGGCAGTCGGCGCCGCCGTCGAACACCCGCCAGCGGCGCGGGTGCAGCGCCGCCGGGCCGTCGAACACGTCGAGCGGCGCGACCAGCCCGTCCGCCCACGCCTCGTCGTGCGCCAACCTCGGCACGGCCCGTCCGGTGACCGGCTCGGAGCGGCCGCCCATCCGGTCCAGGGCGCGCACCTCGACCGCCACCTCGGCGTTCGGGTCGAGCCCGACCAGCTCCGTCTCGGTGCCCTGGACCAGGCGCTCCAGGCCGTTCCACGACACCGCGAACCCGCCGGGGCCAGGCCGGTCGCCCGCCGCCCAGGTCGCCCGCAGGCTCGTCCGGTCCAGCGCGGTGAGCACCAGGTCGGTGGGGCGCCGCGGCGGCAGGTCGTCCGGGAGGTGCTCGACGCGGTCGTCCAGGACGCGTTCGAAGGCGGTCGTCGGGGGAGCGGGTTCCACGCGCAGCACCACGACCGCGCCCACCACGAGCGCCAGGCCGCCGACGACGGCGATCAGCTTGCCGCGTTCCACCCGTTCGAGCCTACGAGGTGCGGGCGTGCGCGGTGGTGCCGTCCAGCGCGACCACCCGACCGCCGCGCGCGCCCAGGTCGCGCAGGACCTCCAAGGCGTCGGGCGAGGTCAGGTCGACGGTCGTCGCCGTGGTCGGCTCCGGCCGGTCCCGGAGTGCCAGGCGCGCGGCGTGACCGGCCTCGATGGTCTTGGCGAGCGCGCCGGTGGAGGCCAGGCTGCCGCGGGCCGCGCCGAGCCTGCCCAGGGCGTCGTCCACGGCGTCGAGCAGCGCGCCCCGGTTGCCCTCGCACATCGCGCGGACCAGTTCGGGGCGGCTGCCGGCGACGCGCGTGCCGTCGCCGAACGAGCCCGCGGCCAGGGACAGGGCCAGCGGGCCGCCGTCGGCGCCGACGCTGGCGAGCACGGCGGCCAGCACGTGCGGCAGGTGGGAGACGCGGGCCACGGCGGCGTCGTGCTCGGCGGCGGACGCGGGCACCACGTGCGCCCCGGTGGCCAGGGCCAGCGCGGTGACGTCGGCGAACACGTCGGGGTCCGCGCCGTCGTCGGCGGCGACCACCCACGCGGCGCCCCGGAACAGCGCGGCGTCGCCCGCCGCCCAGCCGGACGCGCTGGTGCCCGCCATCGGGTGGCCGCCGACGTACCGGGCGTGCGGGGCGAGCCGGGCGACGAGGTCGGCGACCGGTTCCTTGACGCTGACGACGTCGGTGAGCCGGAGCCCCTCGGGGAGCGCCCGGAGCACGTCCTCCACAGCCGGCAGCGGAACGGCGACGACGACGAGCGCGTCCTGTACACGCGCGCGTTCGAGTGCCGCGTCCACCCCGACGACGTCGAACCCGTCGGCCCGCGCGGCCTCCGCATCGGCTTGCGACGCGGTCGCGCCCCAGGTCACGCGCCCCGCGGCGGCTGCCGCGCGCAGCACCGAACCACCGATCAAGCCGAGCCCGACCACGCACACGTTTCGCACGGCGCCCATCCTGCCGGCGATCCGCCAGTCCACAGCCGATCCGGTTGTCCACAGCCGGTCCGGTTGTCCACAGGTCGCCCGCCGACCGCGGCGCGCCCCGCCGCCCGCCGGCACGGTCGGAACCGTGAACACCACGAGCCCGACCGCCCCCACCCCGTCCCCGTCCCGGCTCCCGCTCCTAGCGGAGCGCGTCGAGCGCCAGCGCCGCGTACACGACGACCCCGTGCTCCATGGCCGCCTCGTCGAACAGGACCCGGCTGGAGTGG
This region of Saccharothrix longispora genomic DNA includes:
- a CDS encoding fibronectin type III domain-containing protein, yielding MDRRRIALVAAGVVLFAGVVAVLRTGGDEGSSAATTTSAPPPTSLAPFAAEGVLVPKAGEPPAPPGALTVSSGPRRLQLRWTGDAPGYEVRWGEGRTKFVTDLATQLDGLENDEEYRVEVLAVDAHGRRSAPAKSAGTPRGTAGDYELEDRFDQPDAPDPTRWRLASRGDCARATPGRGDDGPRLVISNNCAASPATLRSRTPFRLDDGSGRLVVETDAPGPDGELLLDLVPGPVTLVGGDVLPPGAVRLRVATGNGSTSVRVLTPDGAATTEVRPVAALEAGISHRWELELGPGGARVVLDGDVVATSPSAPAWTEATALVSAVGPTGQRAAFSLIAFDAAPASPPPLVPGPGVEVVTAPGAPAPAPASPPPPGVTGGRLRLAVLHTDESPQAPPFTLAVGGAVVPLRPAVEGAPWRPSVPYPLVADLPAEVLGSSGGELRATLVTGLRVQVSHVDLELTGTATGTPPVTGSVPPAGLELKLARVTGTVLDASGQVVPEGAAVRRGRLVLDLLLTSRPGEPLAGMAGFSLRVDDERVAVVPTAEEGPGIAGKYRFALNTSGLSQGPHMIEVRLFGTSAETRATSAFVPFFLGQ
- a CDS encoding fibronectin type III domain-containing protein, which gives rise to MERGKLIAVVGGLALVVGAVVVLRVEPAPPTTAFERVLDDRVEHLPDDLPPRRPTDLVLTALDRTSLRATWAAGDRPGPGGFAVSWNGLERLVQGTETELVGLDPNAEVAVEVRALDRMGGRSEPVTGRAVPRLAHDEAWADGLVAPLDVFDGPAALHPRRWRVFDGGADCLGLGRLNGPRLEVTCATVDLQSNVPLRLGTPAGDGAVGRVVLTADGPVGEPDEDGELLVALLPEPSQDLGHIVPPHPPGSVVLRITPLGAEFEVGAGVPATRRVVPVEAAVPPPTQGVRHRWELRVLPDAVVALRDGEVVAAAPVAVPWTSASPRLTFREARHTRVDSFGVGGSPESPAPASVVLLGPAAPEGDASSPGNVATQRLERASSVRVVAAAVAARGGPITVELGSRSAPASFMPPAPEHGEHGPAVVYADFPLPWPEPNPRVRLRSPGGTTVFGAHLVVTDDEGADRPLPRLVDRGAPAPEVPKPSLSVVHESGPAGGTARVVVDLAEPRGREVAAVEGLELDLDGERVVALPVNGSAGGRHEFTVDLAGVPSGRHEVAVRVLPVDQRRGVRSAEQAFEIRPL
- a CDS encoding prephenate dehydrogenase: MGAVRNVCVVGLGLIGGSVLRAAAAAGRVTWGATASQADAEAARADGFDVVGVDAALERARVQDALVVVAVPLPAVEDVLRALPEGLRLTDVVSVKEPVADLVARLAPHARYVGGHPMAGTSASGWAAGDAALFRGAAWVVAADDGADPDVFADVTALALATGAHVVPASAAEHDAAVARVSHLPHVLAAVLASVGADGGPLALSLAAGSFGDGTRVAGSRPELVRAMCEGNRGALLDAVDDALGRLGAARGSLASTGALAKTIEAGHAARLALRDRPEPTTATTVDLTSPDALEVLRDLGARGGRVVALDGTTAHARTS